One window of the Mycobacterium sp. SVM_VP21 genome contains the following:
- a CDS encoding SDR family oxidoreductase encodes MASVSVITGGAGGMGLATAKILGRDHTVVLCDVRQERLDSAQAGLSELGIAATAVNCDVTDRDAVTRLFDTAAGLGTLASVIHTAGVSPSMGDAEFVMRINAFGTLVVNEVFYDVAPDGAVIVNVASMAAQLLPDKAYPTKQFPLALDDGDAFVAAMTAYCNNAPEQARSGFSYTVSKAFVKWYCASQAERFGGRGLRIVSVSPGNIDTEMGRREEQAGVGMMMPDALIPRWGTPEEMAELFAFCAGDRCRYLTGADILADGGVVASMRERARVAGQPR; translated from the coding sequence ATGGCCTCAGTATCAGTGATCACCGGCGGCGCGGGCGGGATGGGTCTGGCGACGGCCAAGATCCTGGGCCGAGACCACACCGTGGTGTTGTGCGATGTTCGGCAGGAGCGGCTCGACTCCGCGCAGGCCGGGCTCTCCGAGCTCGGTATCGCCGCGACCGCCGTCAACTGCGATGTCACCGATCGTGACGCGGTGACCCGGCTGTTCGACACCGCGGCAGGTCTCGGGACACTGGCCTCGGTGATCCACACCGCCGGGGTCAGCCCGAGCATGGGCGACGCTGAATTCGTCATGCGGATCAACGCGTTCGGCACCCTCGTCGTCAACGAGGTGTTCTACGACGTCGCGCCCGACGGCGCGGTGATCGTCAACGTTGCTTCGATGGCCGCGCAGCTGCTGCCCGACAAGGCGTACCCCACCAAGCAGTTCCCGTTGGCGCTGGACGACGGCGACGCCTTCGTGGCCGCGATGACGGCGTATTGCAACAACGCACCCGAGCAGGCGCGCTCGGGCTTCTCCTACACAGTCAGTAAGGCCTTCGTGAAATGGTATTGCGCCTCGCAGGCCGAGCGCTTCGGTGGTCGCGGGCTGCGCATCGTCTCGGTGTCGCCGGGCAACATCGATACCGAGATGGGCCGGCGTGAAGAGCAGGCCGGGGTGGGCATGATGATGCCCGACGCGTTGATCCCGCGGTGGGGCACTCCCGAGGAGATGGCCGAGCTGTTCGCGTTCTGTGCCGGCGATCGGTGCCGCTACCTCACCGGCGCCGACATCCTCGCCGACGGCGGGGTGGTCGCCTCGATGCGGGAACGCGCCCGGGTGGCGGGGCAACCGCGTTGA
- a CDS encoding SRPBCC family protein, with product MHYTRTDPIAARPSDVWAVLTDVEHWPDWTASMREIVRLGSGPLRVGSTARVRQPTGRPMVWTVTDLVHERSFTWTASTAGIRFTGFHELTPTGSGVRAVLTFTLTGPMAWLAALLAGGRIRRYVDMEADGLKRQSEGHVAP from the coding sequence ATGCACTACACCCGCACCGATCCCATCGCGGCCCGTCCCAGCGACGTCTGGGCCGTCCTGACCGACGTCGAGCATTGGCCAGACTGGACGGCATCGATGCGCGAGATCGTCCGCCTCGGCTCGGGTCCGCTGCGAGTCGGCAGCACCGCCCGCGTCCGGCAACCCACTGGCCGGCCGATGGTCTGGACCGTCACCGACCTGGTCCACGAGCGGTCCTTCACCTGGACGGCGTCGACGGCCGGCATTCGCTTCACCGGCTTTCATGAGCTGACGCCGACCGGGTCGGGGGTGCGGGCCGTGCTGACTTTTACCCTGACCGGTCCGATGGCTTGGCTGGCCGCCCTGCTCGCCGGTGGCCGGATTCGTCGCTACGTCGACATGGAGGCTGACGGGCTCAAGCGGCAGTCGGAAGGCCATGTGGCTCCCTAG